Proteins encoded within one genomic window of Ranitomeya variabilis isolate aRanVar5 chromosome 4, aRanVar5.hap1, whole genome shotgun sequence:
- the LOC143769229 gene encoding uncharacterized protein LOC143769229 isoform X1 — translation MGDHRHADIVVTRRLWEQVCQQLVDNWEDLDARAQNQARERIVKRWRSIRDRFKKELNKDAGPEWIWWTQEQVEVCKGPVVPQINDGELKYRRQHSGSCRVEPFWGDPSGVRHRGTLRQSRPLCTFPHI, via the exons atgggtgaccacCGCCACGCCGATATAgttgtgacccgtcggctctgggagcaagtGTGCCAACAGCTTgtagacaactgggaggacctcgatgctcgggcccagaatcaagcac GCGAGAGAattgtcaagcggtggcggtcaatcagggatcgcttcaagaaggagttgaacaaagatgcgggccccgagtggatctggtgGACGCAGGAGCAAGTAGAAGTATGCaagggccctgtcgttcctcagatcAACGATGGGGAGctaaag TACCGTCGGCAGCACTCGGGATcctgcagagttgaacccttctggggcgatccctcaggagtccgccaccgagggacacttcgacagtcccggcccctctgcaccttccctcacatctga
- the LOC143769229 gene encoding uncharacterized protein LOC143769229 isoform X2 yields MGDHRHADIVVTRRLWEQVCQQLVDNWEDLDARAQNQALLRRENCQAVAVNQGSLQEGVEQRCGPRVDLVDAGASRSMQGPCRSSDQRWGAKVPSAALGILQS; encoded by the exons atgggtgaccacCGCCACGCCGATATAgttgtgacccgtcggctctgggagcaagtGTGCCAACAGCTTgtagacaactgggaggacctcgatgctcgggcccagaatcaagcac TTTTAAGGCGAGAGAattgtcaagcggtggcggtcaatcagggatcgcttcaagaaggagttgaacaaagatgcgggccccgagtggatctggtgGACGCAGGAGCAAGTAGAAGTATGCaagggccctgtcgttcctcagatcAACGATGGGGAGctaaag TACCGTCGGCAGCACTCGGGATcctgcagagttga